From Rhodomicrobium lacus, the proteins below share one genomic window:
- the radC gene encoding RadC family protein → MANCFEESPLFELLTLEADASVPPPQPPRPTPHYWGHRDRLRKRFLEGGAASLPDYELLELVLFRAIARRDVKPLAKQLLARFGSFGEVMNAPRERLLEVEGVTEAVVTEFRIVQAAALRTAQGEVKKRPILASMSTVLDYLRSAMAFEDREQFRILFLDRRNKLIADEVQSRGTVDHTSVYTREVVKRALELSASAIILAHNHPSGDPTPSRADIDMTREIAEVGQKLGVTVHDHIILGRDGHLSLKSFGAF, encoded by the coding sequence ATGGCGAACTGTTTCGAAGAAAGCCCGCTTTTCGAACTCCTGACCCTTGAAGCGGATGCGAGTGTTCCGCCGCCTCAACCCCCGCGCCCCACGCCGCATTACTGGGGCCATCGCGACCGTCTGCGGAAGCGTTTCCTTGAGGGTGGGGCCGCGTCGCTGCCGGATTACGAACTTCTGGAACTGGTGCTCTTCCGCGCCATTGCGCGGCGGGACGTGAAGCCGCTTGCAAAGCAACTCCTCGCGCGGTTCGGCTCGTTCGGGGAGGTGATGAACGCTCCGCGCGAGCGATTGCTCGAAGTCGAAGGCGTGACCGAGGCCGTCGTCACCGAGTTCCGCATCGTGCAGGCGGCGGCGCTGCGCACGGCGCAGGGAGAGGTGAAAAAGCGGCCGATACTGGCTTCGATGTCGACGGTTCTCGATTATCTCCGCTCGGCAATGGCGTTCGAGGATCGCGAGCAGTTCCGCATCCTGTTTCTCGACCGGCGCAACAAGCTGATCGCCGACGAGGTGCAGTCGCGCGGCACTGTCGACCATACGTCCGTTTACACGCGCGAGGTGGTGAAGCGCGCGCTCGAACTGTCGGCTTCCGCCATCATCCTCGCGCACAATCACCCGTCGGGCGATCCGACGCCATCCCGCGCCGATATCGACATGACAAGGGAAATCGCCGAGGTCGGCCAGAAGCTCGGCGTCACGGTACACGACCACATCATCCTTGGCCGCGACGGCCATCTCAGCCTGAAGTCGTTCGGC